The stretch of DNA AACAATGCGAGGAGTTGTTGGAAGCTGGGCAAGCAAGTTCTGAAGAAATTACCTTCGAATCATTCATCAATAATTCATCCAAGGGAAGTCTTAAGCTGATCGAGATGCACTTTTGGAAAGGCCGCAGTGTGACATATTATGATGAAATTCAAGTTAACCAGCAAGGACGCACTTTGCAGAGAGGCACCCGCTCTGAAGGAGTCAAGTTTGGTTTAGTGTATACTGATGGTGTCGATGCTGATGCCGCCGATGCTCGTAAGTTTGTTGTCGCCATTGATAGCCTTACCAACAAGGTAAATCTTCTATTACGTCGCAGACCTAAAATGATAAATACGGAATAATTACCTAATATAGTACTCGTACTTATTAAAAACCCTTAttagggtttttctaacgtgtgcccttagggcacacattAAAAATCTAAATAAAGAAAGAATCAAAGAAATATTTCACTAAATAtggaataattattattattattatattttgacAGCTTGATGTACGTTTTATGATCATTTTCCATTTTAAAATATCGAGCATAAAGTTATTACTCGTACAAAATTTTGAGTACTAATTAAGTCGTATATTATTAATTTTTGTACAGATTTATGCGGAAACTGGTCCAATAGGTCCAATCGATTGGAATGTAGTGGAAGTTAAACTAGGCATGGCTGAGGACAAAGTCGTGTATGAAGACCCTATTTTAGGGGGAAAAGTGGAGGGCCAGATGCACCACATCATGGCCTTCGTCACTGTCTACAATTAACTTATTGTATATATGGCGGTGTGCCGTGCCGTGCCTTGCCGTGCCCGTGTTATTATGGcattataaaataataatgatTGTTGCATTATGAATAATCGATCTTCAACTATATATAAACCTATTACTAAGACTCCCAAGTTATTACTTATTTATGAATGAACCAAAGAAAATGATGCTCCTTTTTATTTTGTAACAGTGATTGTGGAATAAAGTTGTTCGTTTTAATTTAATCTTATTTTGTTTGGATTCATCTTAgaggtgtttggtaaacagcagaTTGGTgaattttcagcatattcaagccttttagcatgtttgactcaccaatctactAATTTACGTGTTTGGTAActgacatattgaaatagtagattgagcttcaatctactgttttccaatatgCTGCTCCACCCAacatattcacattagtagattggGAAAATTGAATCTGTCAACCATTTACATatagatacaacaatctattaacctaaatccgctaattaccaaacactattattaaatctgctaattgaaacATAATAGTCCAACCTGTCAatccaatctgtcatttataatctgcttgaccAATCTGCTTCTGCTATTATTAATCTGCTGAGTACCATATCTCTTAAGAAACAGCGTGAGAAACTGACAATAGATATCAAGTTGTCAACCAAACAAGATAATGTGTATATATGATAATTTTTTTTGGGTAAATGAGGTTATTTGACAAATTAATTGAATTTCTAGGGTCGATTTTAAACTATTTGGGATCAATGAGTTCACgtcattaatttatttttattttccctGTTTTTGGTGAAGCCGTGAACTACCTCAGCGGCTTTACCCTTGTCATTTGGCCAAAAGTTTCTGGAACTTTTAAGAAAATGTGAATGATAGATCGATACGAAGAAGAAAAGGTGCtgggaaagtttttttttttttttttttttttttttacaacaatTAACCTTTATAAGAAAACAGAAAACAGAGAGTACGTACACAGGGTAAGGGACATTAACCAGTAGCAAGGCTTACAGACCAATACAAATGAGAAGCACATAAACTACGAATCTGACAAATAGTATGATAAGCTGTAATTGGGACTGGTGCAGAGGACACCAGAACGGATGATAGTTTTTCGAAGGGAGTAAAAAGCATCACATCCTGAGTTCCGTGAGTTTGTGTATTGTTGGACAATATAGTTTAATGTCCTAttgagttttgataatgacaaataTGTTGCATTTATATATTTGGTACTTGTAATGGTTTGTTGAAATGTTACAATAGCTCGAAACATCGAATATATCTAAAGAAAGAAGAGGCGAAGTTATAGTAACTTGAGCTATAACTTTGGAAGAACAAAGCTTGTTGATTATATCAAAGACTGAGACAAATACAAGTTttgaagctcaagatgaagagcttatatTCAAGATAAGAAGATGACCaactactgaagatctccaggaagattagatagtatagctTATCATTCGCTAATGGTATCTTTAGATGTGATTTTTGAGAAGtgaagttatagctatttcatctataactttactaaccaaatTCAAGGTTATAGTCATTTTAACTATAACTTTGGATGACTTATGAAGAACATGACTTTAAAGCTTAAaatattttgaaatatttttataaactaaagtatttattttgattatATCTTATACTTATTTTGAGTGAATAATTCGTCATTATTCTATTGATTAGTAATACAACTTATGGGTTGTCATGCTATCTAGGATTTATGCAGTTGTTCATGATgaaccataagaagaaaccatctAGGGTTTCGTGTCGTCTAGGGTTTCCTGTAAGAGGGACGGCTACCTTGGTCGTGATCCTCTTCTCGTTTTCCCTTTGCACAAGTTAGGGTTTAGGATATCTTATTTGATAATAAATGTTAGAGATTTCATATCTCCTTTTATTATCTAGTGAGATATTTTTTCCATAAAAATAAGAATATATCTTGTTATAAATACATTAGAAAGATTTCATATCTTCTTTATTATTTATCAAGATATTATTTCTTTAAGATAAGATAATATCTTAGAAAAGAATTAAACTTAATTCTTTTCTTAGAAGACACGAAATCACACGGCCCTAGGATTTCGCTATTTCGAACCCTAGTTTCCGTCTTCTATAAATACTACCTTTATTCTTTTGTTTAAACAAGACTTTTCGCGCAAAAACACTTTCAAGCAAATCACGGTAATAGAATAAAATTATTTTTAAATGCAA from Silene latifolia isolate original U9 population chromosome 10, ASM4854445v1, whole genome shotgun sequence encodes:
- the LOC141609290 gene encoding uncharacterized protein LOC141609290, with amino-acid sequence MAEEIKPAEIVAVKDEQCEELLEAGQASSEEITFESFINNSSKGSLKLIEMHFWKGRSVTYYDEIQVNQQGRTLQRGTRSEGVKFGLVYTDGVDADAADARKFVVAIDSLTNKIYAETGPIGPIDWNVVEVKLGMAEDKVVYEDPILGGKVEGQMHHIMAFVTVYN